The Candidatus Hydrogenedens sp. genome includes the window TCGATTGTGCTTGACATTTTCCAACAATGGCTTGTAATTCTTCCAGAGTAATCACACCATCGTTATTAAGGTCAAGCATACTCACAATACGAGAGAGCCATGTTTGGTCTATAGGCATCATATAAACAGATGCAATAGCCGTGATTATTTCATTTATATCTATCACACCATCTCCGTTCTGGTCTATCGTATTGAACATCTGAATTGCATAAGGTGCCAGAGAACAGGGATTCCAGAGGTCTGGGAATATTATAATTTCTCCCTCAAGAGAAGGTTCGCCTTCAGGAGGCTCTTCGGCACAAGTGCTCGATACGGCTTTAATTTCATCTTTTATTACAGATCCATCGCCATTGAGGTCAAACTTCTTGAACACTTCAGATATTATAGAAATATCTACCGGCAACGGAACTGTCATAATTACAGGACCTGTAAGTTCATCCATTGTGATATGGCCATCTTTATTCTTGTCAATCAAATCGAAATATTCAAGAGCAAAGGGCGCAATTTTACATGGGTCAGTTGGAATTTCAAACTCACCTTCAATAGGTATAGGAGGTTCCCCTTCAATAGGAGAAATTTCCGGACATTCATCCAAAATGGCTTTAAGTTCATCTTTGATAATTTTTCCATCTGCATTCAAATCAAAGATGGCAAAAACCTTCCCTACAATACTTGGATCAATAGGTAATGGATATATTGTAACCACAGGAGTAGATAATAATTCTTCTATTGTGATAGCACCATCAGAATTTACATCAAGAATATCAAAATATTTAAGAGCAAGAGCACCTAATTCACATGTGTTCCAATTTATAGGAGGAAGTTCGCCTTCCCACGGAGGTAATTCACCTTCCCATGGAGGTAATTCACCTTCCCATGGAGGAAGTTCACCTTCCCATGGAGGAAGTTCACCTTCCCATNNNNNNNNNNNNNNNNNNNNNNNNNNNNNNNNNNNNNNNNNNNNNNNNNNNNNNNNNNNNNNNNNNNNNNNNNNNNNNNNNNNNNNNNNNNNNNNNNNNNTTCACCTTCCCATGGAGGAAGTTCACCTTCCCATGGAGGAAGTTCACCTTCCCATATTGGAGGAATTTGCTTCAAATCATTACAATCAATCAACCCGTTGGCATTAGTATCAACATAAGAAAATTGTTCTGGAGTTACATATTCCGAAACCTCTTCATAACTAATCATCATATCTCCATTTTTATCAATGATAGAAAGGACATTGTTGGGGTCAAGTCCTATTTGAGGTGCCAACATACTTAAAATTGGCATTAATTCGTCAATTGTTACTCCTCCGTCATGATTCCCATCTACTATTGCGTAAACCTGTTCTAATGTAAGGTTATACTGACTTAATGCATTGTCTATATCCGAGTATATACTTCTAATTTCATCAGAACTTAATTTCCCATCGGCATTCTTATCTATATAGGGGAAAACCAATTCTAATAAAGAACGAAGCGACATTGTAGGTAATGGGCATTCGCCATTATTTCCTGGCTCAATACCACACATATCTGCCCATGCTTCCAATTCGGCAATTGTAATAGCACCATTACTATCCAAATCAAATTGCTGGAATAATACATCAAAATCAACAATGGGCGGATAAATCATAATGATAGGGAAATTTAACTCATCTCTTGTGATAACACCATCTTGATTCTGGTCAAGATTGGCAAATTCATCTATTGCCATCTTTACCCAATCACATGGGTCTGTAACAGGAACCGGAGGTTCTCCTTCTACAATTATTTCACCTTCTTCAATAGGTTCACCTTCAACGCCAGGCTCACCTTCTATCGGGGGTAATTCACCAATATCACCACAATCTATAACACCATTTTTGTTTCTATCCATCATTTGAAATTGCTGTTGATTTACATATCCAGATACCTCTTGCGATTCTATCAGTTGATTTCCATTGGTATCTACAACGGATAAAAGCCCACCGGGCAAATAGACTTGTAAAAGAGCAAGTATAGGCTGAAATTCCTGACGGTCAACTTTACCATCATGATTTGCATCAAACATATTAAAATATTGCTGAGGAACAGGGTATATCACAGACAACTCTGATATAGATAGTCCCCCATCCCGATTAGAATCAAACATGGGCCATAGCAAATCCAATAAAGCATTATTGTCGGACGGTAAGGGGCATGGTTCTACTGCCCTACCTACATACGGGGTAATCACTATCGTTAAAGTTAATAGCATAACCCCTAATATACTTTTTTGAGTTGTTCTAATCATATTTGTTTCTCCTTATAATTTATAATTCTTTGTTTAATTATTTCCTAAGTTAAGATTAAAAAGACTGTTAAAAATATTTTTAACTATTGGGAGGAGATTTTGCACTGATATGATAAGCGAGATACTTTTCCCCATAAAGTTTTGCAGAAACAATATTTTCTATACCCCCTCTTCTTCGTGCAAACATTTTTGATAATTTATCAAGTTTTTTATCTTCATATAGTGTAGTTAAATTCGTAAAAGAATGGTATGTCCATGTCTTTTTTACTTGTTGTTCATTACAATCTGTTTTAGGAATATTGCTAAATATTTCCGTTATTAATTTTACATTTGTTTGTTTCTTCCCCATATTTTTCATGAGGATTTGCAAATCTTGAACATCAATTTTCCCATCACTATTTATAT containing:
- a CDS encoding EF-hand domain-containing protein; translated protein: WEGELPPWEGELPPWEGELPPWEGELPPWEGELPPINWNTCELGALALKYFDILDVNSDGAITIEELLSTPVVTIYPLPIDPSIVGKVFAIFDLNADGKIIKDELKAILDECPEISPIEGEPPIPIEGEFEIPTDPCKIAPFALEYFDLIDKNKDGHITMDELTGPVIMTVPLPVDISIISEVFKKFDLNGDGSVIKDEIKAVSSTCAEEPPEGEPSLEGEIIIFPDLWNPCSLAPYAIQMFNTIDQNGDGVIDINEIITAIASVYMMPIDQTWLSRIVSMLDLNNDGVITLEELQAIVGKCQAQSNETGGEGPGPGGNEPPTSLILERAVSGNHRYWPGQTLTVVLTIRNPIRLNVSALGLKETLPTGWVLQSVVESSNAVVVPSNGATGTLEFAWMDIPPFPIKVVYTVSVPSDADGQVVISGYVLYRTVNSEELTSPIVETPLIKGWPPERAHSADSNRDWAISLSEMLRVIQMFNYGGYGCDDTSEDGYGLGDGKHRNCAPHSGDYQIQDWKFNLSELLRQIQLYNAPGKGYILQEGTEDGFAPLLN